The Gammaproteobacteria bacterium genome contains the following window.
CGGCAACCACGTGCGCCAAGACATCGAGTCCACTGATGATCTCGATGCGGTCACCCACACGGCGTCCAACTGTAACCTTGACCTCAGCGACCTTCGAGTCGGGGCCGACACGGAAGACATAGCTGAAGCCGTCACGCAGTAACACCGCACTTTGCGGCAGCGTCAGCCCCTGACCGCTGCCGACCTCGAATTCGCCGCGTGCGAACATGCCTGCCTTGGCCGCACCTGGTGTCGGTAAGTCAACATATACCAAGCCGTTGCGGGTCTGCACTTCGACGGTCGGCGCCACCATGCGCACTATACCCTTGATAGGGGTCACATTAGCGGGCCTGACGATCACGCTCATGCCGGGTTTCAACGACGCGAGTTCGGCGGATGAAACTTCAGCACGCCACTCAAGCCGGCTCTGACGGATCATGCGAAACAGCTCCTGCCCACTCGGCAGGACGGCGCCCACCGTGGCGCTGCGTGCCGAGATTACACCATCGTCAGGCGCCAGCACTTGCGTTTGCTGCAAGCGTAGCTGTTGCACCTTGATCGCCGCGCGCTGCGCCTCTAGCCGCGCCTGGGCGGTACGCTCGGCGGTGAGGTACTGGTTGATCTGCTGCGCACTCAGGGCGTCCCTGGTTTGAAGATTGCGCGCACGCTGTCCATTCGCGGCTGCCTCGGCCAACGCGGCCTCGGCCTCGGCAAGAGCGGCGCGCACTTGCGCCAGGTCGGCCTCCATCGTGTCGGACGCGAAGGTGGCCAGCACCTGACCGCGTTGGACAACGTCGCCCACATTGACACGCACCTCGTCCAGTCGCAAGCCATTGGTCTCGGTGCCGATGCTGGCCTCT
Protein-coding sequences here:
- a CDS encoding efflux RND transporter periplasmic adaptor subunit, translating into MNRKRLLFTLITAGLFGIVFVTFGMRTSDDKKPAPVAAIKPALTVTTTQPQDTNLPVTISANGNIAAWQEASIGTETNGLRLDEVRVNVGDVVQRGQVLATFASDTMEADLAQVRAALAEAEAALAEAAANGQRARNLQTRDALSAQQINQYLTAERTAQARLEAQRAAIKVQQLRLQQTQVLAPDDGVISARSATVGAVLPSGQELFRMIRQSRLEWRAEVSSAELASLKPGMSVIVRPANVTPIKGIVRMVAPTVEVQTRNGLVYVDLPTPGAAKAGMFARGEFEVGSGQGLTLPQSAVLLRDGFSYVFRVGPDSKVAEVKVTVGRRVGDRIEIISGLDVLAHVVAAGGGFLADGDRVRVVEAAAVKSAASSITTATQ